CGGTGACGAAGGACCCAAAGATGATGAACCGAGCCACTTTTCCCGTTTTCACAGCCAGTGAGTGGATACGCTGCAATCGCGCCGCCACGATAGATCTTTGAAAACTACCTTTGCCAAAGTGCTCCATGACATCGCGCAAAGGGGCTTGATGAATTCCTGCTGGAAGATCTCCACTCTCGTTAAACCTCGGCCATCTTTTCATAATTGAAATCGTAAATCAGAGACGAAAATAGTGCAAAAGTTTCTCGTGCCGAACATAACGTGGCCATCACCAGTGGGCAGGGCAAACGGGCCTTTGTAAAAGGTGATTAAACACAAAACTTGGTAAAAACTTCAAACCGCACGACCCTGCCCATCTGAGTGCATGGCGTTGTTCTCTGGTTATTCGTTTATGGTGCAATCCCAATAATAATCAACGGCACTGCCGGGACACCTCGTCCCTGTCTGACGATATTGTAAAGCTCGCCTTCGTAATAGCCGACACCGGAACTCATGTGCGCTTGGAGGGATTTCATTGGTAGAATTTCTACGCCGACATCAATACGGTCGCCGACGTAAAAGGCAAGATGTTTTACAAAGAGGTCGTAGGCCACAAATGAATATTTGCCAAATTGAACTTCGACTGCAACACGATCCTTCACGAAGTCCGTTTGATTGTAACTGAAAATTGGTATTTCACCCGCCGCCTCAATTTCTTTCTTTTGTTCTTCGGAAGGTATTGTGAGAGTTTTCCGAATCAGTTTTTCGTTCTTGGTAACCCAATAACTGACTCTGCTTTCCTCCCATTTATTAGCGCGAAGTAATTTCGAAAAGGCTGAATTCATATCGATCGGGCTGTAAAGCAGTTTACCTTTCATAGTTTTTTCTTTAGATACTTTAGTTTTACAGGCATCTGCATTTACGAGATCAATAACATTTTTGATTTCATTCCATAATTTTGGTCTGTGAACTATCAAGAACTCCAAACCATTCAGATGTGAGTATGTTTCGATAATCTTCATTTTGAAGAGTACCTCGCGCGTTTTT
The window above is part of the Syntrophales bacterium genome. Proteins encoded here:
- a CDS encoding BglII/BstYI family type II restriction endonuclease — its product is MKIIETYSHLNGLEFLIVHRPKLWNEIKNVIDLVNADACKTKVSKEKTMKGKLLYSPIDMNSAFSKLLRANKWEESRVSYWVTKNEKLIRKTLTIPSEEQKKEIEAAGEIPIFSYNQTDFVKDRVAVEVQFGKYSFVAYDLFVKHLAFYVGDRIDVGVEILPMKSLQAHMSSGVGYYEGELYNIVRQGRGVPAVPLIIIGIAP